Within the Sporocytophaga myxococcoides DSM 11118 genome, the region GGAGATCAAGCGGAACAGGAGCCTTTACTCCTGATACAGTTTCTTTAAATGCATCATACATTCCTTCCCCATTAGATATTTCAGGAGGAACCGTTACCCTTACACTAATTTCTTCAGGAAATGGTTTGTGTAAGCCTGTTACAGATCAATTAGCGGTTACCATTACACCTGCACCTACAGTTAATGCAGGAGCAGACAGAACAGTATGCGCTAATAATTCTAAAATTTCACTTAGTGGTGTAGTTAATGTAGCTACAGGGGCAACATGGACTACCAATGGAAGTGGCTCGTTCTCACCTGACCCAAACAGTCTGAATGCCACATATACTCCTTCTGTAGCTGATAATACTGCAGGTTCTGTGAAACTTATCCTTACTTCAACCGGAAATGGTGATTGTAATGCTGTTTCGGATACAGTAAACATAACTATTACACCTGCTCCTACTATTGAAGCAGGAACAAATCAGACAATTTGCGCTAGTGGTACAGGCGCGCCATTGAATGGAACAATATCAGTTGCAAGTGGTGGATCATGGAAAACTTCAGGATCAGGAACATTCAGTCCGAATGCTTTCAGCACCGTTGCGACCTATGTTCCTTCTGCAAATGACACCATCAAAGGAAAAGTAACATTGACGCTTACTACAACAGGTAATGGAAATTGTACTCCTGTTTCAGACAGTTTATCCGTAACAATTCAAAAAACTCCAATAATAAATGCAGGACCAGATGAAACAATATGTGCAGACAAAGAATTCCTGCAACAATCAGGTGGAGTAACAAATGCAACAGGTGCAACATGGACTACAAGTGGAAATGGCACATTTACTCCTGACAATAATACACTTAATGCAATTTACAACCCTTCTGTTGCTGATCTTTCAGGAACTTCACTGGTACTTACATTAACATCAACTGGTAACGGTGCGTGTCCGCCTGCATCAGATCAAAAAGTTTATACTATCAATCCGGTACCGACAGTAAATGCAGGTGCGGATCAATCTCTTTGTGCTAATAACTCCAATGTTGTTTTAAATGGAGTTAAAACTATTGCTACAGGTATATTATGGACAAGTTCAGGAGATGGAACATTTTCACCTGACAACACATCTCTCAATGCAACTTATATTCCATCTGCAGATGATATTGCCGGAGGTTCAGTTGCATTAACACTCACAACAACTGGTAATGGAGCTTGTAATGCAACATCGGATCAGTTGAATGTAACTTTAACTCCTGCTCCGACCATAACAGCAGGTCCTGATCAAACAGTTTGTGCTAACAATTCAAATGTACAGCTTAGCGGAGATTATACAGTAGCTACAGGGGGCACATGGACTACATCAGGCACTGGTACTTTCACTCCATCCGCAGACGATAAGAATGCAGTTTATAAACCATCTGCACAAGATAGAACCAATGGAAATGTAACACTTACGTTTACCTCAACGGGAAATGGGAATTGCTCAGTAGTATCTGATAATATGACAGTTACTATAACTCCTGCGCCTACGGTAAATGTTGGTCCAACTATCAACATCTGTGCAACTACGACAGGAGTTCCTTTAAACGGAATCATAACAACTGGTGCAACTGGCGGAATTTGGGCTACTGGTTCAGGAGAAGGTACATTTAGTCCTTCAAACACAGACTTGAATGCAACATTTATGCCTTCTGCAAACCAGATTGCAAATGGTAAGGCTAACCTTACACTAACAACAACAGGATTTGGAAATTGTAAAGCGGTTTCAGCTAACCTTGTAATTAATATATCTCCACTTGCAATAGTAAATGCAGGACCTGATGTACAGGTATGTGCGGGAGCTCCAGGTATAGCACTTTCCGGAACAGTTAAAAAAGCTACTGGAGGTACATGGACAACCTCTGGAACAGGAACATTTGTTCCGGATCCTACAGCATTGAATGCAACTTATGTTCCTTCAGCTGCTGAAAATGTAAACGGAAGTATTATTCAATTAACACTTACCTCAACAGGTAATGGTTTCTGTACACCAGTTACAGATGACATGACTATAAGCTTTAAAATTACTCCAGTAGATGCAGGACCGGATCAGCAATTCTGTTCAAATATGCTACCAGTGCAGTTAAATGGTTCAGGTAACGGAACCTGGTCAGGGGGCTTGGGTACATTCTCAGATTCTACTTCATTGAGTGCAACTTATACTCCAACTGCAGCTGAAATAGGCACAAAAGTAGAGTTGATATTAACCGGAGCAGCCTTAGGATCTTGTATCGCAGGTAAAGATACCATGGTAATTGATTTGCTACGCGGACCGTCAATAGATGTAGGAACTGATCTGTCTATATGCGAAAACAATCCTGTCGCAAATATTACTGCAACATATGCAGATGCAGACGGCGTTATCTGGAAAACAGAAGGTAATGGAACATTCTCTAATGCATCTTCTGCATCGACAGTTTATACTGCCTCACCTCAAGACATTATAACAGGTGTTATAAGATTGTTTGCAACAACAGTCAATACCAATATTTGTAGACCTGAAGCTGATACTCTGACACTTACCTTTACCCCTGCTCCTGAAGTAGATGCGGGTAGTGATATTACTTCTTGTGCAAATGCAGGTGCTATTAATATTAAGGGTATAATTACAGGAGCTACCGGAGGTTCTTGGAGTATAATTTCAGGAAGCGGTTCTTTCGCAAATGCAGCAATGGTTTCAACAAGTTATACACCTTCTCCTGCAGATATAAATAATGGAAGTGTTACATTACGTTTAACATCAAATCCAACAGACAATTGCAGCACTGTTTTTGACGATCTTGTTATTAATATAGGTACTGCTCCTACTGTAGATGCTGGAAATGATGAAACCATCTGTGCTGATGCAAATAGTGTTGTATTGAATGGTTCTGTTCAAATCGCATCTGGAGGACACTGGACAACTTCCGGAAACGGTATATTCAGTCCTAATGATAATACTCTGAATGCTACCTACATTCCTTCAGCTGATGATATTAACAACCTAGGTGTAACCTTGACTCTGACATCAACCGGAAATGGTACATGTACCCCAGTATCGGATAGTAAAGTAGTTACAATTAATCCTGCACCTACAGTAAATGCAGGTCCAAGTCAGATTGTTTGTGCTGACAATACCACAATTACATTGTCAGGAAGCAGAACTGTGGCACTGGGCTCTATCTGGACCAGCACAAGTGGAGGTTCTTTCGCTGATCCTAACAGCTTGAATACAACCTATACTCCTACAGCAGCAGAGAAAGCGGCAGGATCAATAAACCTAACATTAACAACAACCAATAATGGATTGTGCCATGAAGTTTCAAGCACAGTTTCCATATTAATTACTCCTATACCAGTTGTTAATGCAGGACTGGATCAATCTGCCTGTGTTGATGTTAATACTTACCAGTTAGCCGGAAAAGTTAAAAATGCTCCGGCTGGAATCTGGACAACATCCGGATCCGGATCATTTGATGATGCAAATGCTCTTAATGCAATATATACACCGTCTTCAACTGACAAAACTAACGGTAGTGTGACATTAACATTTGCTTCGGCAGGTAATCCCCTTTGTAATGTAGTAAGTGACCAATTGGTACTAAGCTTTACTAAAGCACCTACTATTACTGCCGGATTGGATCATTCAATCTGCGCTGACAAAGATACAATTCACATTGCTGGAGCTGTAACAGTAGCCGCAGGTGGAAAATGGAGCAGTAATGGAGATGGCTATTTTGCACCAAGTGCAAATTCCTTAGGAACAGTTTATTACCTTGGAGATTCCGATAAAGGACAAACTTCTGTAACACTTTCTATTATCTCAACAGACAATGGAACTTGTAATGCAGTTACTGATAATCTCCTAATAGATATTGCACCTAAACCTGTGGTAAATGCAGGACCTGATCAGACTATATGCGCAGGTCAGGCCAATGCAATCCTTTCAGCATCTGTACTAAATGCAACTGGTGGTATTTGGTCTACTACAGGAACAGGTACATTTGCTAATGGAACGTCTTTAAGCACTACTTATATACCTTCACCTGCAGACAACGAAGCCGGAGGTGTAATTCTTACTTTGAATTCAACAGGTAACGGATTATGTAATGCTGTTTCAGACTTTATTGTAATCAATGTAATTCCATCTCCATCTGCTATAGTAAATGCAGGAGCAGATATAATTACATGTAAAGATCTCAGATCAGTAAAATTATCAGGTTATGTATCAAATGCTGGAGGTGGAATATGGTCAACTTCAGGTACTGGAACATTTACTCCTGATATCAATACACTAAATGCTTCCTATACTCCATCATTGGCAGATAAAGCAGCTGGAAATTTTGTATTAACCTTAACAACTGCGAATAACGGCCAATGTAGCGCAGTATCAGATGATATGAGTGTAACATTGACACCTATTCCTGTTGTTACTGCAGGATCATACCCTGACATATGCGGATTACCTCAGGCCTCCATTTCATTAAATGGTAATGTTACAATTGCAACTGGTGGTATATGGAAATCAAGCGGTTCTGGTGTATTTGCAGTAGATGCTGCAACACTGACTGCTACCTATTTCCCATCAAAACTGGATATCCAAAATGGTGTTGTAGGTTTAACATTAACCTCAACAGGGAATGGAACTTGTGCTCCGGTAATGCAGACTACTCAGGTGAAAATTATACAGCCACCAGTCGTAGATGCAGGAACAGACAAATCCTACTGCTCTGACATTGTGACTCTTGTATTAAGAGGAACATCTCAGTTTGATAATGGAGTTACCTGGACAGGAACTGGATCAGGAACATTTAATCCTAATAACAAAGTAACTTCAATCTATTCTCCTTCGGATGTAGATAAAACTGTAGGAAAGGTAGTAGTAACGTTAACTGCTGCAGGAAAAGGAAGCTGTCCTGCAACTTCAAATACTTCGGTAATCACTATACTTCCTGCTCCACAGGCAGATGCAGGACCTGATCAGACAACTTGTAATATATTGAATTCTTATAGCCTGAATGGAATACATAAAAACTCTACCAGTGGAGCTTGGTTTACATCTGGTACGGGTTCATTCGACGACTTTAACAAACCTGATGCAATCTATTTCCCTTCTGATGCCGATAAGACATCTGGTGCTGTAGACCTTGTATTTATCACAACTGGTAATGGAATATGTAAATTCAGTCAGGATACCATGACACTTTATGTAGACAAATCTCCAATTGTGAATGCTGGAACAGCAATGATTTGTGCTATTGAAGATGGTTCACAGCTTGCCGGGGATATTAAAAATGCCTCTGGAGGTAAATGGTCTACTTCAGGAACAGGAGTATTTGCAATAAATGCCGCTGACCTGAATGCTAAATACTACCCTACTCTGGATGATTTTAATAAAGGACAGGTAGTTCTTAAACTTACCTCATTCATCAATGGCGCTTGTCCTGCTGTATCTGACAGTACTGTGTTGAAAATTGATCCTCTGCCAATTGCAGATGCGGGAAGAGATCAGTTTGTATGTAGAGGAACAACTATAATCCTTGAAGCTAAAACCAGTCCAGGTATTACTTATGAGTGGAAAAACAAAGCAGGCACCATTATTAGCACTGATCCTGTCTTTAGTATAACTGCTGCCAGTGATTCATCAATTACTCTGACAGTTAAAGATTATAAAGGATGTCCTGCACTAGATAGCATCAATGTCGGAGTATTTGATTTCAACAACTCGAAATTTGATATGCTTGATCATTATTGCTACAGTGATACTTTGATCATTCACTCTCTGGCAAGCGGACTACCTGCTGTTCCTGGTCAATATCAGTGGTATAGAGACGGTATCATTTTAAATAGTGAAAACAAATCTGCCATAGCTCCTCAAAGCGATGGTTTGTTCAGAGTAGTTTACGAATATGGTAATTGTTCTACTGAAAAGACAACCAGTGTAACTAACCCTCCTGCTCTGACAAGACAGCCGGTTCTTGGATGTATAGGTACTACATTGCCAATTACAATTGTATCTGATGTTAACAATGTTGACTATTCATGGATAACTGGAGAACAAGGTAGAGATCTTAACTCCATTAATGTTCCGGTGGCTGCTGATACTAATTATTTCAGAGCAACTGTCACAGATATTCTTGGTTGCAATAGTACTGACAGTGTTATGGTCATAGGTATAGAAAGACCTGTAATCAATCTTTCTGATATGGTTTCATGTGCAGGTCAGACAGTGACATTAGTTGGTACACCTTCTAACATGGATAAATTTGCACCATTCGTTCCAGACTATGCATGGTTTAAAGATAATAATGACATCCATGTTAATAATGATACACTTAATGTAAAAGAGTCTGCACTATATGTGGTTTCATTAACCATAGGTCAGTGTACCACCAATGACTCCGCTAAGGTATTCTTCAATGCAGTACCGGAGTCTAAATTACCTGAATTCACTAAACTTTGTCCTGAATATGGAGCGAAAGTGACACTTGATGCAGGTTATAATGTAAACTACATATACAAATGGACATCAGTAAACCCTGTATCAGACAAAGACACTAGTAAAATTGAAGTACCTACACCTGGAACATATTTTGTACTTATAACAAATAAAGAAAACTGTTCTATAACTGATACCATATTAGTAAGAGATCTTTGCAATCCTCGTCTGGATGTGCCAAATGTGTTCACACCTGGAAAACATGAGACACCCGAAAATGAAAAATTCAGAGCATACGGAAAATATGTAGTCAATTACAAGATGATGATTTTCAACAGATGGGGTGAGATAAT harbors:
- a CDS encoding gliding motility-associated C-terminal domain-containing protein; the protein is MFSFIFFSQGFSEGTKEIRPASADNGYVVLDPGWSPFATYGCPTTSRLNIRICNIGEIVYFGFNQPNNDVRFRIKDSSGVIVVPQTTVPSAGAGYISSYNRAVAGPSAIVGTSGYNAMSFTATQTGDYYIEFLLPNGNPRREFDLFDITVASAANVPIKGRIWSQSWMMSTKSFTNAFKGLMYIYADDGIVTSLNFNGMQPYVFVLNANMTGTGNTGNPDLDRQSKVGSSTYPKYKVFLNDPDQSCFPTGQFGKITAPTTVSGCPPTNFCLNVFVDKPGFAQIFLDLNGIPGHQAGTRDRAISAVVNPPRTCIPWDGKDGLGNRVTTAVTIRTRTDFYNGLTHIPLYDVEGTPNGYIVNLVRPVTGIPIKLYWDDRNIPAANGSQNLAGCNNPCHQWTWYGSDNTARDYGNRNTVNTWWYADSTSDVTDNTVPPGIVVDADTRIPDSKDNDSTICGSVGAYTLSGLVQNAGGGMWTTTGTGTFSDVTNMNGTYTPSAADKAAGLVRIILVSTGNGACPSIRDTLTLRFQAIPSVIAGPAVTVCSNNPQVALNGSVQNATGVIWSSSGTGTFTPAATNLVATYIPSTADIASGNVSLTLTSTGNGVCPATQSVTKIVTIEQAPTVNAGPDQTICAGGNATLAASATNYTTIAWSGGNGTFSPNNSSLNATYIPHNSEKSGSVTLTLTATKVGCATVTDQINVIIQPALTVNAGADISVCKNNPTANLSGTSTNATTYTWSGGAGTFSNANALTTTYTSTTAETNAGPVTLTLTASRPGCPSATDQVQISFTPSPISTPGPGSTVCANNPNVTLNGSVTGATGGRWTGGCGTFIPNDVTLNATYIPCANEVSSGLISLTLTTTGNGTCNAVSNSTLILVEPSPVANAGSDKSVCENKPDIALAGTITDATSSTWSGGAGLYQPSATDLNITYIPTSNEIASGSVVLTLIANRASCNSHSDQVTINFTPAPVVNAGPDQSVCANNAVINLNGTATNAGGTIWSGGAGTFTPNASTLNAKYTPSAGEIASGTVTLTLKSTLNGNCNEVEDQVVITITKTPTIDAGTNQTVCANNPAVNLSGKVTIAAGGTWSGGSGTITPNIDSLNIRYVPSAAEIAAGTATLTFTTRGNGNCLPVSDQVSVSITPAPTANAGADKSVCADSPAISLAGSVTVATGGTWSGGMGTFTPNNTTLTATYQPTVSEINSGSVTLTLTTSGNGICNPVSDQIVISITPAPTVNAGADQVLCGAVSSVTLSGNVTGSTGGAWTTSGTGTFAPNANTLNASYAPSAADKTAGNVTLTLTTTGNGLCQAIKDQVVLSFTTVPTVNAGPDQVVCANDLPIKLAGSGSAANWTGGSGTFTPNTNTLNGTYMPSASEITSGTVTLTLTTIASGACPVVSDQVKITIPAAPTANAGADFIMCGNLTNYTLSGTINSAATGGFWTTTGTGSFTPNASTLNATYTPSTADRTAGSVYLILSTTGTGICSTTRDTMQLTISPVVTVNAGPDQTLCASLTGIQLNGTANNATGITWTTSGTGSFTPNATTLLATYTPSSADTAAKSVTLTITSSSTPTCASVTDNVTIQFTPAPVIKAGPDQTLCANVATVQLAGYKANTTGARWSTSGSGTFSPSFTTLNASYIPSEADKGTSVTLTLSSTGSGICNGTSDQVVINLNPTPTVNAGLDQTVCADTSAINLNGAITVATGSVWTSDGTGSFANSNSPITTYTPSAADISKGIVAFTLTTNAAGACSPVSDIVAVIITPAPTVNAGTNRNVCANNATLTLNGSVTIASGGTWSGGTGIFIPNNSALNATYNLSASEISSGNVTLTLTTTGNGLCKAKTSQMTINVGASPTVNAGPDQSICEDLMGVTLAGSFTGTGLAGVEWTSSGSGAFFPNQVTPTATYVPSVSDRASGKVRLLLTTTGNGNCNAVVDTMNITIAPAPKVNAGADKIVCGNNAEISLQGTVSIATGGYWRSSGTGAFTPDTVSLNASYIPSPLDISGGTVTLTLISSGNGLCKPVTDQLAVTITPAPTVNAGADRTVCANNSKISLSGVVNVATGATWTTNGSGSFSPDPNSLNATYTPSVADNTAGSVKLILTSTGNGDCNAVSDTVNITITPAPTIEAGTNQTICASGTGAPLNGTISVASGGSWKTSGSGTFSPNAFSTVATYVPSANDTIKGKVTLTLTTTGNGNCTPVSDSLSVTIQKTPIINAGPDETICADKEFLQQSGGVTNATGATWTTSGNGTFTPDNNTLNAIYNPSVADLSGTSLVLTLTSTGNGACPPASDQKVYTINPVPTVNAGADQSLCANNSNVVLNGVKTIATGILWTSSGDGTFSPDNTSLNATYIPSADDIAGGSVALTLTTTGNGACNATSDQLNVTLTPAPTITAGPDQTVCANNSNVQLSGDYTVATGGTWTTSGTGTFTPSADDKNAVYKPSAQDRTNGNVTLTFTSTGNGNCSVVSDNMTVTITPAPTVNVGPTINICATTTGVPLNGIITTGATGGIWATGSGEGTFSPSNTDLNATFMPSANQIANGKANLTLTTTGFGNCKAVSANLVINISPLAIVNAGPDVQVCAGAPGIALSGTVKKATGGTWTTSGTGTFVPDPTALNATYVPSAAENVNGSIIQLTLTSTGNGFCTPVTDDMTISFKITPVDAGPDQQFCSNMLPVQLNGSGNGTWSGGLGTFSDSTSLSATYTPTAAEIGTKVELILTGAALGSCIAGKDTMVIDLLRGPSIDVGTDLSICENNPVANITATYADADGVIWKTEGNGTFSNASSASTVYTASPQDIITGVIRLFATTVNTNICRPEADTLTLTFTPAPEVDAGSDITSCANAGAINIKGIITGATGGSWSIISGSGSFANAAMVSTSYTPSPADINNGSVTLRLTSNPTDNCSTVFDDLVINIGTAPTVDAGNDETICADANSVVLNGSVQIASGGHWTTSGNGIFSPNDNTLNATYIPSADDINNLGVTLTLTSTGNGTCTPVSDSKVVTINPAPTVNAGPSQIVCADNTTITLSGSRTVALGSIWTSTSGGSFADPNSLNTTYTPTAAEKAAGSINLTLTTTNNGLCHEVSSTVSILITPIPVVNAGLDQSACVDVNTYQLAGKVKNAPAGIWTTSGSGSFDDANALNAIYTPSSTDKTNGSVTLTFASAGNPLCNVVSDQLVLSFTKAPTITAGLDHSICADKDTIHIAGAVTVAAGGKWSSNGDGYFAPSANSLGTVYYLGDSDKGQTSVTLSIISTDNGTCNAVTDNLLIDIAPKPVVNAGPDQTICAGQANAILSASVLNATGGIWSTTGTGTFANGTSLSTTYIPSPADNEAGGVILTLNSTGNGLCNAVSDFIVINVIPSPSAIVNAGADIITCKDLRSVKLSGYVSNAGGGIWSTSGTGTFTPDINTLNASYTPSLADKAAGNFVLTLTTANNGQCSAVSDDMSVTLTPIPVVTAGSYPDICGLPQASISLNGNVTIATGGIWKSSGSGVFAVDAATLTATYFPSKLDIQNGVVGLTLTSTGNGTCAPVMQTTQVKIIQPPVVDAGTDKSYCSDIVTLVLRGTSQFDNGVTWTGTGSGTFNPNNKVTSIYSPSDVDKTVGKVVVTLTAAGKGSCPATSNTSVITILPAPQADAGPDQTTCNILNSYSLNGIHKNSTSGAWFTSGTGSFDDFNKPDAIYFPSDADKTSGAVDLVFITTGNGICKFSQDTMTLYVDKSPIVNAGTAMICAIEDGSQLAGDIKNASGGKWSTSGTGVFAINAADLNAKYYPTLDDFNKGQVVLKLTSFINGACPAVSDSTVLKIDPLPIADAGRDQFVCRGTTIILEAKTSPGITYEWKNKAGTIISTDPVFSITAASDSSITLTVKDYKGCPALDSINVGVFDFNNSKFDMLDHYCYSDTLIIHSLASGLPAVPGQYQWYRDGIILNSENKSAIAPQSDGLFRVVYEYGNCSTEKTTSVTNPPALTRQPVLGCIGTTLPITIVSDVNNVDYSWITGEQGRDLNSINVPVAADTNYFRATVTDILGCNSTDSVMVIGIERPVINLSDMVSCAGQTVTLVGTPSNMDKFAPFVPDYAWFKDNNDIHVNNDTLNVKESALYVVSLTIGQCTTNDSAKVFFNAVPESKLPEFTKLCPEYGAKVTLDAGYNVNYIYKWTSVNPVSDKDTSKIEVPTPGTYFVLITNKENCSITDTILVRDLCNPRLDVPNVFTPGKHETPENEKFRAYGKYVVNYKMMIFNRWGEIIFETGDKDEAWDGYYKGQLMPIGTYPYIITYEGEDPESRGPYKKEGKVTLLK